A segment of the Serratia fonticola genome:
TAAGGACTGCCCGCCACATGCATCGTGGATCGAGCCGGATGAGTGGAAAGGCTCCGCCAATAAAGATCAGCTGCAATTACTGACGGCACATCCAGCCCATCGTCTGCACAGCCAGCTCAACTATGCCGAGCTTCGCAAAGAATACGCCGTGGCCGATCGCGAACCCGTCACCCTTCACCCGGATGACGCTAAAGCCAGAGGTATCGCCAATGGTGACGTGGTACGGGTATGGAACGATCGCGGGCAGGTGTTGGTGGGTGCTCAGATCAGCGATGGCATCAAACCCGGTGTGATCTGTATCCATGAAGGCGCCTGGCCTGATTTGGAGAACGGCATCTGCAAGAACGGTGCGGCAAACGTGTTGACTGCCGATATACCGACATCCAGGTTGGCCAACGGCTGTGCGGGCAATTCCGCGCTGGTCTATGCCGAAAAATACCAGGGTGAAGTGCCGAAACTGACCGCCTTTGACGAACCAGAGATCGTCTCTGCATAACCCCACAACTCCGTGGCTTTCGTGGAGCCCCTTCAAGGGCTCCACGTTGTGGGTCGTCCCCTTCCTGGATCTCACATTCCTGAGAGTCCACATGCTATTATTCTGAAGCAATAGACGGCACAAAAACTCCGTTCGGTGTAAAAAGGAACTTAGCATGACCGCCAGATTTCAAGTAACGAACGCGCCCCACCCTGCGCCAACCACCGCGAATTCTTCGCCCTTTTTGCGTCTTTTGCTGTGCCTGGCATTACCCCTCGGGGCCAGCACCGCAGCGCACGCCGCCGCTTTCGACTGTGCCAAAGCCACCAGCGACGTCGAACATGCTATCTGCAACAGCCCGGCACTGAGCGACCTGGACGACAACCTGAACGACAATTATCAACTCGCCATGGCCAACCTGGATGGAGATCGGGCCGATGCATTGCGCTTAAGCCAACGGAGCTGGCTGAAACTGCGGGATACCTGCCAGAGTCAGGAAAGCTGCCTGAACGCGCTATTTATCCAACGCAGCGCGCAATTGCAGGATATCGCCAAACAGGCCGCGGCGAAACTCGACAATATCATCGCAAGCATCCCGGCAAATCCGGCCAACGCGGCACAACAGCTCCGGCAGTATCGTGGCCCGTTGGCGTCCGCCTGGCTGGTTTACCTGCATCAGTTTGAGCCAACCAGCAAGGTAACCAGCACCGAGGTCGACAACAGGCATCAAAATGCCGTTGCCGCCATGAACGACGATACCTTCGCGCAATCTGTGCTGCACGATATCGAGAACGATCCCAAGATCAGCCACGATCAGGCCGTACTGACCTTACTGCGTATGACCATTGAGCGAGCGGGCTACGAAAACCAGGATGGCCGCCCCTACGTGCATTGCTTCATCTTCAAACGCCAGGGCGAAGCGGCCTACGGAGCCTTTGGCGCACTGTATGGCTCCACACGCGACACCCAGGCCCCTATCTGCCCGCCGCAGGGAAATCTGTTTGAACAACCGGCCTGGAAGCAGCTCAGCAAACTGTTGGCGCCTATCATTGCCAAGGCCAGTGAAAATGCCGGAACTATTCGATTTGCCAGCTACGCAGAATGGTCAATGTTCAAGTTACATGCCACCGTCTCCCCCGAGGACTTCCTCAACGCTACCCCGTCCGCCGAAATGAATAGCGATCCTGAACAGCAGATCCGCAGTTGGGCTGAAGAGAGCGTTTGGCCGCAAGCACAGCGGGAGCAGGTGCTCGCCGCCATCGAACCGGCACAGTTGGCAACGATGGGCTGGCTGCAAACCGAAAAACATTTCTCAGCCAGTGATGCCGCCAAAGCGGCCAACGCGATAGTGAAACAGTGGTTGAGCGACAGAATGGACTTTATCGGAGAGATGAGCGGGCCGGAGGAGTGATAAGTGCGGTGAGGAATCAGTCACCGCACTCAATGTTGCCCGATAACACGATGGGCTTAGAACGCATCCTGCTGCAGATAGCTCCAGGCGTACTGCGCGTACAGCTCGGCACCGGTTGCCATTACGTCTTCGTCAATATTGAAGCAGCCGTGGTGGTGTGCCCAGTCGGTGCCTTTCTCAGGATTGCCGCAGCCCAGTAACGCGAAGCAACCGGGGATATTCTCGATAAAGAAGCTGAAATCCTCGCCACCGGTCGTTGGTTTTTCGGCAAACAGCACCTCGTCGCCAAACGCTGACCGAACCACGGATTGAGCCAACAACGCACTGCGTTCTTCGTTGATCACCGGCAAGGTGCCATAGATATATTCCACTTCTGCCGTCGCGCCGTAAATGGCGGCAGTATGGTGCGCATAACGCTCAATCGCCGCCTTGATACGTTCACGGGCTGCGACGTTAAAGCAGCGCACCGTGCCGTCCAGCAGCGCATTTTCGGCAATCACGTTAAACCGCGTGCCCACTTCCATACG
Coding sequences within it:
- a CDS encoding lysozyme inhibitor LprI family protein yields the protein MTARFQVTNAPHPAPTTANSSPFLRLLLCLALPLGASTAAHAAAFDCAKATSDVEHAICNSPALSDLDDNLNDNYQLAMANLDGDRADALRLSQRSWLKLRDTCQSQESCLNALFIQRSAQLQDIAKQAAAKLDNIIASIPANPANAAQQLRQYRGPLASAWLVYLHQFEPTSKVTSTEVDNRHQNAVAAMNDDTFAQSVLHDIENDPKISHDQAVLTLLRMTIERAGYENQDGRPYVHCFIFKRQGEAAYGAFGALYGSTRDTQAPICPPQGNLFEQPAWKQLSKLLAPIIAKASENAGTIRFASYAEWSMFKLHATVSPEDFLNATPSAEMNSDPEQQIRSWAEESVWPQAQREQVLAAIEPAQLATMGWLQTEKHFSASDAAKAANAIVKQWLSDRMDFIGEMSGPEE